tgatcgcttttgatcgaaaacctaccctactttttcttttttcttctttttttttctctcccccaaaagaaaagctcatctttgtaatttgtcccctttgtgttcagccctatgtggctaataaagaaaaatatctatctttttatttatctatttgtctgtctatctttctaactatctatctatttatttatttatctatctatctatctatctatctatctatctatctatctatctatctatctatctatctatctatctatttatttatttatctatctatacaggcAGCAATAGATCACAGACAAAAATCTCGATGAACATAGCCAACCATTGTTCTAGAAGTCTCATACCTCAGGCCAAGATTCGAACTGTGAAAATGACTTTTATCATCGTTTTAGGTAACGTTTACCGTCTTCTTACTTATGTTGGTCttgacaaaaaaaataacaaaaattgtcacacacacacacacacacacacaacatatgcattcacatattcatgcacacacacacacacacaacatatgcattcacatattcatgcacacacacacacacacacacacacacacatatatatatatacatatatacataaatatatataaacatatttacataaacttacacgtatataaatatataaatcggtTTTAGAGATGAAACTCGAagtatataaagctataaataatgtatataataaaaaaaacaaatatagtaAAAGTCAAAgaggttttttttaaacttaacatttacttgctattatttatagctttatctacttcgagttccatcgttcaaaattatttatttcacgtttcttgACGTTTCTATATTCTCACAACATAAACAATATATGGATACAATTGATCGTAGGATTGCTTTTTCCTCGATTTCTTAGgaacaaaaatatattccaaaagGGATAtaactctattttttttattttggggcGTAAACTAATGGTTATGCCGTATTTGTGTCTAGCTTTAAAAGTACCCTCGGTTTTCTCACTATACCTGTTTACTACACGATCTGCCGATTCTGAATTTGCTCTGTATACTATGTTTTTGATAAGCACAATCTATTCAAACAGTTCCTAGTTACGTCTCTGAAACTGTATTCAAGTTAGGTTTTTTGAGtggtatttatatatcttttgttgTGATTACAGATTTCTCATGGCATGCAATCCATTCGAGAACAGCTGGCAATTGCGTTAAATACGTGTGACTGAAAAGCTCAAAATTTTGACTTTATATAGTTTTGCAATTGCGTTAAATACGTGTGACTGAAAAGCTCAAAATTTTGACTTTATATAGTTTTGCAATTGCGTTAAATACGTGTAACTGAAAAGCTCAAAATTTTGACTTTATATAGTTTTGCAATTGCGTTAAATACGTGTGACTGAAAAGCTCAAAATTTTGACTTTATATAGTTTTGCAATTGCGTTAAATACGTGTGACTGAAAAGCTAAAAATTTTGACTTTATATAGTTTTGCAATTGCGTTAAATATGTGTGACTGAAAAGCTCCAAATTTTGACTTTATATAGTTTTGCAATTGCGTTAAATACTTGTGACTGAAAAGCTCAAAATTTTGACTTTATATAGTTTTGCAATTGCGTTAAATACGTGTGACTGAAAAGCTCAAAATTTTGACTTTATATAGTTTTGCAATTGCGTTAAATATGTGTGACTGAAAAGCTCAAAATTTTGACTTTATATAGTTTTGCAATTGCGTTAAATACGTGTGACTGAAAAGCTCAAAATGTTGACTTTATATAGTTTTGCAATTGCGTTAAATACGTGTAACTGAAAAGCTCAAAATTTTGACTTTTATAGTTTGCAATTGCGTAAATACGTGTGACTGAAAAGCTCAAAATGTTGACGACTTTATATAGTTTTGCAATTGCGTTAAATACGTGTAACTGAAAAGCTCAAAATTTTGACTTTATATAGTTTTGCAATTGCGTTAAATACGTGTGACTGAAAAGCTAAAAATTTTGACTTTATATAGTTTTGCAATTGCGTTAAATACGTGTGACTGAAAAGCTCCAAATTTTGACTTTATATAGTTTTGCAATTGCGTAAATACTTGTGACTGAAAAGCTAAAAATTTTGACTTTATATAGTTTTGCAATTGCGTTAAATACGTGTGACTGAAAAGCTCAAAATTTTGACTTTATATAGTTTTGCAATTGCGTTAAATATGTGTGACTGAAAAGCTCAAAATTTTGACTTTATATAGTTTTGCAATTGCGTTAAATACGTGTGACTGAAAAGCTCAAATGTTTGACTATATAGTTTTGCAATTGCGTTAAATACGTGTAACTGAAAAGCTCAAAATTTTGACTTTATATAGTTTTGCAATTGCGTTAAATACGTGTGACTGAAAAGCTAAAAATTTTGACTTTATATAGTTTTGCAATTGCGTTAAATACGTGTGACTGAAAAGCTCAAGATTTTGACTTCATATAGCTATCTTAACTAGGAGAGAATAAACCTTCTTATCATGtctttatttaatgaaataaattaacttaaaacattcaaacatattccttcacaaatatatttgtagttaaCATATGAAATAACAAGAAGCTCGCAATGTAAGACTAGACACAGATTTCAGATGAGTTAAGCAATATTTCGGCAAAATGGATTTAGACTACGGAGACCGACAACATCTCAGATCTTAGCCCTGAGTCTTATCATGGCCGCCGTTATATGACACACAATATAACTTCagtgttttttttcacttttcccaaataaattgcacttcatattagaggctccgatgaagctataagaTATTACACAAGCACTGAactgtgagtccactgcatcttattgCAGAAACATCCGTaaggcgtatgagtggctgtgaggtaagtagcttgcttacgaaccacatggttccgggttcagttccactgcgtggcaccttgggcgagtgtcttctaccatagcctcaggctgaccaaaggcttgtgagtggatttggtagacggaaactgaaagaagcccgtcatatatatatatatatatatataattaagcatgcctttaattcaataaaatttttggttttgttaaacgaagttaaggcaaaaagtATCTTCttcagaaaccaaatagtctttccttccttcatgccaagtttgaagaaaatatctctttttgcatcttacttttttggtctcttaaatatactgcattttgtggcattatttcaagccagccggtttttttttgcgcaaactgcacgtgcatttttctcgcgtatgcattgtatcgatcgcaacagctgatgtacatgcgcgtacaaatgcacattcccacggctttatcgatcgcattctcaccaggaatcgatttttgtatttttttcaagacttatatacaccctgataccgtcggtatatacatatcaaatttgagcacaatcggatggaggatgcccgagatcctagaagacacactgttgtgtggacgcccccagacgacgAAGTAGGCTGGCCCAATaggtagatatagagggagatgtCTAGACGTCAGAGTAGAGTAGCGGTCAGAGTAGCTGTCGGAggagttgagtagaaggcatccgaaccTGTGACATAACAATAGCGATGAGAATTTCTTAGAAAACACAGCCATTTTGTAGTATTAcgagataatacacacacaggcagacagaacggattttatataatagatgaacAGACAATCCATTACATCATTCTTTAGCTATTTCATTGATTCAGTTATTATTTTACCCTCTCGTGTATGAGTGACAGCCAAATAGAATACTTCTTTCTGAGATAGGCTCACGATAACTCATTTTCGGGATTTTGTAGATATCCCCAATATTAAAttactacttattttataaaatctgGCAAGCAGAAAGACATTTgtcatgctatgtatatatagcaggagtggctgtgtggtaagtagcttgcctaccaaccacatggttctgggttcagtcccactgcgtggcatcttgggcaagcgtcttctgctatagcctcgggccgaccaatgccttgtgagtggctttggtagatggaaactgaaagaagcctgtcgtatatatgtatatatatgtgtgtgtgtgtgtttgtgtgtctgtgtttgtccctcgggcattgcttgacaaccgatgctggtgtgtttgcgtccccgtcacttagcggttcggcaaaagagaccgatagaataagtacttggcttacaaagaataagtcccggggtcgatttgctcgactaaaggcggtgctccagcatggccgcagtcaaatgactgaaacaagtaaaagagaaagagtaaaagagatatataattgAGCGTAACTTGTGTTTGTGGTTCTTTTAGGTTAggtttgtctttcgtccttttccggagtcgataaaataaaatagtagttaGTTGGTTGGTCGATCCCAATTCGGTTATATGTTTTTGTAAAATTTGAGACCCCATGTCCTCGGTAGAGATCATTATCTGAGAAATTAGGATGTTTGTTTGGCCGTCAAAGCAACTATCAACGACCGGAGTCgatctatttcttttttccttttctttcgttTGAAGCAGAATGATATAAATTATCCTCTAGTATAACATAACATCCGATAGCTTTGTGAAGCTGGACAAGTAATGATTGGAACTTTTGTTAATGATAACGGTAAACTGTCGTCCTATcctgatatatacataagtacacacacacacacacatatacgtatatatatatatataatatatatatctgtctatatatattatatatatgtatatatgtatatatatatatatgtatgtaatatatatatatgtatgtatgtatatatatgtgtgtgtatatatatatatgtatgtatgtatatatatatatatgtatgtagatataatatatacttatatatatatatatgtatgtatgtatgtctatataatatatatattatgtatgtagtaatttatatatatatgtgtatatatatatatctatatatatatataacatacatacatatctatacatataatatatgtatgtatgttatgtatgtatatatatatatatatatgtataatatatatatatatatatatatatatatatatatatatatctatatatctatatatatctataattatatatatagtgagacaacgagagaaaaagagagagagacaaacagacaaaaagagGCGTCTGCTGTCCTTATTCTGTAACATAAATCAGAGACGTATTTCTTCAACAGATTGCGAAGAACCGAAAAGTGATACTCAGAGGAAATGAATACCAAATGAATGGTTTCATAGTGTTAGGAATGAATTTtacagtttgcataaaaagaGAAGCAAGCCTAATAGTTACggcgatgtacttgcatagcaagtgacctgatctgagatcgtgtgctggaacggaaacaattgcagcgtggaaggtgtttataagccatttaagaaacacacaacaaccgttagattcacttcaacatttaaatttaatttgtcgaaatattttcgtcgctttgagaccgcgacttgttcactgacaaaacttcgtgctgcatctgttgtatatatatatatatattaattattatcgccatattaatatggcattcttatagatataagaataatcgctgccatggtcagctccacGAGGCCACCGCCaccaagatagctattgatacacgatctgtatccattataaccttcgaacaagggaggtcagccgcttcacactgccagtccgacagctacagacgcgtttctgggtattgccccttgtcaatgtagcgcagtcagacccgcaggtgtcgccactgacgtctctgttcgaaggcttatatttacctagtttcagtggaatacatccacttgttttcaataatagaaatattaaaattactaagtctctataaaagagaatatggcagcgtttactggaaattaattgttatcgccatattaatatggcattctttagatataagaataatcgctgccattATAAACTTGTTcgaggttataatggatacagatcgtgtatcatagctatcttgatggcggtggcctcatggagctgaccatggcagcgattattcttatatctataagaatgccatattaatatggcgatacaattatttccagtaaacgctgccatattctcttttatagagacttattaatttaatatttctattatatatatattatatatatatatatatatatatatatatatattataatatacattacggaggtgtacttgcatagcaGGTGACCTGATCAGAGATCGTgagctggaacaaaaacaattgcagctggaaggtgtttataagccatttaagaaacacacaaaaccgttagattcacttcaacatttaaacttaAGTTGCCAAAATATGTTCGTCAccttgaaaccgcgacctgttcactaacaaacacggaattttgtcagtgaacaggtcgcggtctcaaagcgacgaaaatattttgaaaaattatatttaaatgttgaagcgaatctaacggttttgtgtgtttcttaaatggcttataaacaccttccatgctgcaaagCCTAACGGCCTATCCAGAAACACGAATACTCTTTACACGGCTTTGAAGTCTCCGCTGCAGCTGACCATGCCAcatttacagtgttcacagagcattgaccagcagtcatgatgtcggcGTTTTGACACCCGGCGCGAAACATGATACGGGTAACTCTTTCCGATATTTAGATGGCTTCTAGTCCCCACCCCCATGTCTTTCCGACGCCACGGACTGGTTGCCAATATCAACCTGTCCATGATAAAAAGGAAGCAtaaaaaatcgtcaaatttagcccaagcACTGTATATATtcactatcctcctcctcctcctcctcatcatcatcatcaacatcatcatcctcattattatcatcatcatcatcaacatcgtcgtcatcatcacaatcatcatcatcatcatcaccaccaccaccaccaccagcatcatcatcatcatcacaatcatcatcatcatcatcatcatcataatcatcatcatcatcgtcatcatcatcatcacaatcatcatcatcatcatcatcatcatcaccatcatcattattattaacatcatcatcatcaccatcgtcgtcgtcatcatcatcatcatcatcattattattattattattattattattattattattattattattattatattattattattgagtgagagagcagtgcatgacatcaaagtgacacgggtaaaatatacgaagcccagtatacccatcatgactacctgtctgataagggtacactaggcacatgcatcacaaccatatgtgcgcgacatggtgatctcatatgaagataaacagcacatgaccttgtaggtggggcccagttagaattttcttctggtcaagtaacccatcccactcaaaaggtctctgaataagggttggttgaggatgttgaacgaaacacccatgtttccagaggtgaattattcaaaccccaaagaatccttctcaacacatggctatgatgctcccccactacttctgctcgtgatcagagatgcacatatcgtcagccactaagggacatgctcaactgcttaagatcaaacaactgacaagcaaatctgtgatattgagcagaatatttgctgtagcccatcttttatagcaagacaaaacaatgtacatgataacacttccaatcagttaagatcagaagccatgagagccactgcctggtactgcatcagggcatttattattattattattattattattattattattattattattattattattattattattattattattattattattattactattattattatttgtcattaTTGTTTCGTTCTCTTTATTTCAAATTGTATCCGCAGTAAATAATCAGCTGCTGGAATTGTAACGTGACAGACGACCATGCTTTTTTATGTTCACTCAATTTCTTGTGGTTGCTTTATCTTCGACAGTTTTCGttcctcatatctatctatctatctatctatctatctatctatctatctatctatctatctatctatctatctatctatctatctatctacctatctatctatctatctatctatctatctatctatctatctatctatctatctatctacctacctatctatctatctatctatctatctatcatctatctatctatctatctatctatctactatctatctatctatcatctatctatctatctatctatctatctatctatctatctatctatctacctatctatctatctatctatctatctatctatctatctatctatctatctatctatctatctatctatctatctatctatctatctacctacctatctatctatctatctatctatctatctatctatctatctatctatctatctatctatctatctatctatctatctatctatctatctctctctctctctatatatatatatatatatattattgcactaGCAGTTATGTATCGTCTTTCAAAGTCTTTACACGTTACTTTACCATTTATCTTGTCTATCTCTTCCATTTTTTGATTTTGTCCTTTTTACACTAaagtacataaaacaaaaaacacatttACTGTATTCCCTTCAGCTGCCagatattgtttatttgtttacacattttcctttgtttcttgttgttttgggggggttttttcaACTACATCTGcatcatttatttataattttatctctTAAAGTATGTTTAAGTTCTTAGATGAcattaaatcattattttattttatctgctTCGTTTTTGTTCAAATTTTTCTGCTTTGTTTCTGTTCAAATTGTTTTTGTTCAAATTTTTCTACTTTTGTACTTTTCGGTCACGTTTTATTTCGCCATTTGCAATATTTAACGTCTGCTCAAGCTTTTATGCGATATTTAAccattcattttgtttatttcaatttttcctccattttttatttgtttataattaaacTCCACGCCGCATTATATTCTCAGTCGCTTTTAATTGGTTTCTCCGTATTTCTCTAGTCTTTTATTCATCATCTCTCTTCCATTATATTGTAAAAATTTCTATCTGCAGTTTTTATCGTCTGCTGGAGTCCCTACATGATATTCGATCTCCTTCAAGTTTACGGATATTTTCAGCCCACTCAACGAACTATCGCCATTTCAACATTCTTCAACAGCCTAGCACCTTTAAATAGTGCTGCCAATCCGatcatttacggtatatttagtACGCGAATCTGCCAGAATCTCAGGTACGCCTGTCAAACTCGTAATATTTTGttggtttcagccattggactgctgCTATCGTGTGGCGCCgcctaaatgaattttttttgtttacagtacatacatgcatgcaaacatacatacatacattcatttatacatatagttatacataaatacatacaaacatgcatacatatatatacatataaaataaataataaatacgtccttttaaagcctaaccaggttcatgggcctagtttccccggtttcaatggcgtatgtgttccccagctggacgggacgccagtccatcgcagcgtcactcatttttgccagctgagtggactggagcaacgtgaaatgaagtgtcttgctcaagaacacaacgtgtcgcccggtccaggaatcgaaaccacaatcttacgatcacggggttgacaccctaaccacttaaccacgcgcctccactaaaaataaatgcgctcttttaaagcctagccaggctcatgggcccggtttcccggtttaggaatcgaaaccacaatcttacgatcatgatgctgacaccctaaccactaagccacgcgcctccactaaaaATAAATGCACTCACCTCCTCCTTTTGCACTCACCTCCTCCTTCTTGCACTCACCTCCACCTTCTTGCACTCACCTCCACCTTCTTGCACTCACCTCCTCCTTCTTGCACTCATCTCCTCCTTGCACTCACCTCCTCCTTCTTGCACTCACCTCCACCTTCTTGCACTCACCTCCACCTTCTTGCACTCACCTCCTCCTTCTTGCACTCATCTCCTCCTTGCACTCATCTCCTCCTTCTTGCACTCACCTCCTCCTTCTTGCACTCACCTCCTCCTTCTCGCACTCATCCTCCTCGCTCTCCTATTCTTTTCACACCCCTTTCCTTTCCCACTCCTCGCACTATTCCTTGTCgcactcctcctccttctcacacTCGACCTCCTCCTCACATTGCTACTgatcctcttcctcccctcctctcttcctcACTATTTCCCTTTTACCCCCCGCCCCCACTCACATTTCTCCCCTTTCTCTAATAACTTTTCTATTTCTACTTCCTACAGAAATATCCCGTGCCTCAGCAAACACTTCGGCGAGAGGGACTCGCGCCACACACGCTACGGAGTCACAAGCACCGGGAATTCGACAGCTGTGCCGCTACAAATACAACCATCACAGTCACGCCCTCAATATTCAGCCTGTTCTCGTTTAAATGCTAAGCAGCCGACACAGACTTTATACAATTCTACCAACCCCAAGGCCGTGACGACCGTTTCTCCCAAGAGTCATTCTATTTTGATGAAAACAATGGTTGTTCATTTAGATGACGCGTCATAGAAAGACATTCACAGCGAAGAAGAGAGCGATATTATCATCTAAAACATCGTacattatttcattgaattttgtcttattctttaaaaaatattgtatacTATTAAGTGTCAAAAGTTTTCATACAACATCTCTATCTAATTACAGATTAAATTAGGTTAAAACAGTCATtcatgtatcatatttaatgcagATATGTAATGATAGGTTATTGATAACGCCTAATGACGCAGAAATGCATTCAACGTTTTCATTCACCGCTGCTCAGACGAGTTTCGCTTCTCTCTCTGTTATGTACGTTTGAAACACGGCGCATCCATAGGAGACACTGTTTTCGGACGAATACCACAGTTCATTTTGCTTATCACAATATATCTACATCACATAAATGgctatacctacctacataccaacctacttatatacctacctacttacctacctacctacctacctacctacctacctacctacctacttacctacttacctacctactgcttacaaacaaacattcataatacatacatacatacatacatacatacatacatacatacataaatacatacatacatacatacatacatacatacataaatatatacatagataaatatacacatacatacatacatacatacttacatacatacatacatacatatatacatgcatgcatgcatacatacatacatacatacgtacatacatacacacatacatacatacatacatacatacacacacacacatacatagatacatagatacatacatacatacatacatacatacacacacacatacatacatacatacatacacacacacacacactcatacatacatttcgTTCATCTCTCAAATTTATCCTTGAATTCTGTCTTCTAAGCGGTCGGaatacaacagcagcaacagcaacgacaacagcaccaataacaacatcaataccactacaactaccgccaccaccaccaccaccaccactaccactaccatcaccaccatcaccacctctgccaccgctgccgccactatcactactaccaccacctacaCCGCCGCCGtcttcgtcaccaccaccaccaccaccatcaccaccaccaccactgtcatggCCGCCGctgctaccattaccaccaccaccaccatttccgtCTTCGTCACCCCCACCGACTCCGCTGTCGTCGCTGCCGCTGCTtcagctgccaccaccaccaccaccatcaccatcaccaccaattactactactactactactactactactactactactactactactactactactactgctgttgttgctgttgctctgctgctccacacacacacacacacaccacacacgagtTACTCCGACGGCCATTGAAATCCTAATCCCTGTTTGTAAGGAAagatttgttaaaataaataaaaattactttgTTTCTAGAATTGAGTTTAATTCCCGTTATTGCATTCTTTCAGAGTCTTTGATGACGAAGTTGATCTAAATTGAATGGTTTGGGAGTTCGTTTCCCCTGGCTGGCATCCTGTCATGTTTCTCTAACTTCGGATTGCTTCACACCTTGCGATTAGAAATGGATTGAGGGGAAAAACATACGGAAGCTCTTACGGTGGATTGTACCCGTAAGCCAAAAGGGACAGCCTTTTCGCACATTGTGTCTGATTCTACCCGAGAATTCGATTTCGGGGTcggtcatcctttcggggtcgattaaataagtaccagttacgcactggggtcgatataatcaacttaatccgtttgtctgtccttgtttgtcccctctatgtttagccccttgtgggtagtaaagaaataggtacatatgTCAATGGAATATTAACACTTTAAATAAACCATTATTATCCAGTGTCGACAGCGGCAAGCTCGCAGAATCATTATCCGCcgggtaatataatatatatattatttctttaactacccacaagggctaacacagagggacaaacaaggacagacaacggattaagtcgattacatcgaccccgtgggtaactggtacttatttaatcgaccccgaaaggatgaaaggcaaagtcgacctcggccatatatccatataggatatatatatatatatatatatatatatatatatatattatatatatatatatatatatatatatataatatatatatatatatatatatatataaataaagaaagaaagagagagagagaggagagagagagaaatagatataggtatatgtatatttatgtatacacacacacgcgcatatacaaacattcagatatacacattcatacatacgcacatacaatcatacatgcatatatacatacatacatgcatacatacatgcac
This is a stretch of genomic DNA from Octopus sinensis unplaced genomic scaffold, ASM634580v1 Contig15061, whole genome shotgun sequence. It encodes these proteins:
- the LOC115230244 gene encoding cardioacceleratory peptide receptor-like; translated protein: MFFITKEVMEDDGINKQCWIDFTEDWQWQLYMTLVSVALFIIPAAIIIICYAIIIHIIWSQGKKITADECTENVKKSGSNRSQTKISMNIANHCSRSLIPQAKIRTVKMTFIIVLVFIVCWSPYMIFDLLQVYGYFQPTQRTIAISTFFNSLAPLNSAANPIIYGIFSTRICQNLRNIPCLSKHFGERDSRHTRYGVTSTGNSTAVPLQIQPSQSRPQYSACSRLNAKQPTQTLYNSTNPKAVTTVSPKSHSILMKTMVVHLDDAS